From Sphingomonas hengshuiensis, one genomic window encodes:
- a CDS encoding TonB-dependent receptor domain-containing protein, protein MPRLENYARGASAIALAAALVVGGAAHAQTTPPPTSSEPVQAEEDRPAVPAPVQSAETIANQEIIVTGSRIKGVAPVGSNLVSVGLETIEKTAPVNLSQLVNTVPSISTSGSLAQAESAYSYYSPQIHSLAGSSSNTTLVIVDGLRLPGGGQQFNQTDPNIIPVSAIQRVEVLADGASTAYGSDAVAGVVNYITRRTYDGFEMNVQKGFGDSYRNTSVSGIWGKTWGTGGVYVAGSWTEQNILYNRDRPFTSRGDYRSLGGSNNLSFSCPDATITVQQRGGAAGSNIANQVFLGPNATSSVANTGANAPCNNSLYSVMVPGQGRGNVYMKVVNDFGDKVSMQFTLNYNRQRTHSPGTPGTINALAYGAGATGGATNRFPDQYNPFFVAPAGAPTTTIENVNVLALRADGDYGETRTQADVIYATFVANYAINDKWSLTFSDAAGWNRSGTDALNTFCGACANLALNGTTQNGNVLASAVAGQNVVALNLPLTTANAIDVWRRLDSPTNRTSAAVQRSLYSNDSGNTNLNQFNQVKLDLQGALFALPGGDLKVAIGGEYFWQDQQQKFIGGNNTGPTTTGSGYRNYEYGRNVKSVYGEVYIPVVGPEMEIPFIHKIDVSIAGRYDKFSDVGDTSNPKFAANWEVVEGLKLRGNYSRAFVAPPIGVIGDPSQGYLYASGSVGPTGALNVPVSAFPNVVSVPGARILDASGNVSSTPCTAANVAAVANARCQIGTGQAADGSAVGAMRRQLGGGFTNEVPQKGRSWSVGVDFAPRFLPGFMAAVTYFHNTFIGGVSSPSPDAIVNAAGLRNLLTLCTQPTGCTADQVNTFANIPNGATIGGTVPLVVAYMIDQSSRNALDLNLDGIDGSFSYRTPETGVGRFSLGTAFTWFTKFRQSFTGSPDFSILNTSGFNTTFPSVAFKNRAQFGWEYSGFAADIFWNYTGAYRNWGQSIAAITRDANGNPSGGGDRVRPNNIFDLHLQYTIGGESLMRGWQIYADVQNVFDKDPPFYNGNVGGITGAGFGYNAFVSNPLGRLTSVGLRVKF, encoded by the coding sequence ATGCCTAGATTGGAAAACTACGCTCGAGGTGCGTCTGCAATTGCGCTGGCTGCTGCGCTGGTCGTCGGGGGGGCTGCGCACGCGCAGACCACGCCGCCGCCAACGAGCAGCGAGCCCGTGCAGGCAGAGGAGGACAGGCCTGCGGTGCCGGCGCCGGTGCAAAGCGCCGAGACCATCGCCAACCAGGAAATCATCGTCACGGGTTCGCGGATCAAGGGCGTCGCCCCGGTCGGTTCGAACCTCGTGTCGGTCGGCCTCGAGACGATCGAGAAGACCGCGCCGGTCAACCTGTCGCAGCTCGTGAACACCGTGCCCTCGATCTCGACGTCGGGATCGCTGGCGCAGGCCGAAAGCGCATATTCCTATTACTCGCCGCAGATCCACAGCCTGGCAGGCTCGTCGTCCAACACCACGCTGGTGATTGTCGACGGCCTGCGCCTGCCCGGCGGCGGCCAGCAGTTCAACCAGACCGATCCGAACATCATCCCGGTAAGCGCGATCCAGCGCGTCGAAGTGCTCGCCGACGGCGCCTCGACTGCCTATGGCTCGGACGCCGTCGCGGGCGTGGTCAACTACATCACGCGCCGCACCTATGACGGGTTCGAAATGAACGTCCAGAAGGGCTTCGGCGACAGCTACCGCAACACTTCGGTCAGCGGCATCTGGGGCAAGACCTGGGGCACCGGCGGCGTCTATGTCGCGGGATCGTGGACCGAGCAGAACATCCTGTACAACCGCGATCGCCCGTTCACCAGCCGCGGCGACTATCGCTCGCTCGGCGGTTCGAACAACCTCAGCTTCTCGTGCCCCGACGCGACGATCACCGTCCAGCAGCGCGGCGGCGCCGCCGGTTCCAACATCGCCAACCAGGTGTTCCTGGGCCCGAACGCCACTTCGTCGGTCGCCAATACCGGCGCCAACGCGCCGTGCAACAACTCGCTGTACAGCGTGATGGTCCCCGGCCAGGGCCGCGGCAACGTCTACATGAAAGTCGTCAATGATTTCGGCGACAAGGTGTCGATGCAGTTCACGCTGAACTATAATCGCCAGCGCACGCATTCGCCGGGGACGCCGGGCACGATCAACGCGCTTGCCTATGGCGCGGGCGCTACCGGCGGCGCGACCAATCGTTTCCCCGATCAGTACAACCCATTCTTCGTGGCACCGGCCGGCGCGCCGACCACGACGATCGAGAACGTCAACGTCCTCGCGCTGCGCGCCGATGGCGATTATGGCGAGACGCGAACGCAGGCCGACGTGATCTATGCGACCTTCGTCGCCAATTACGCGATCAACGACAAATGGTCGCTGACCTTCAGCGACGCAGCAGGCTGGAACCGTTCGGGCACGGACGCGCTCAACACCTTCTGCGGTGCCTGCGCCAACCTCGCGCTGAACGGCACCACTCAGAACGGCAACGTGCTGGCATCGGCGGTCGCGGGGCAGAATGTCGTCGCGCTCAACCTGCCGCTGACCACCGCCAACGCCATCGATGTGTGGCGCCGCCTCGACAGCCCGACCAACCGCACCTCGGCGGCGGTCCAGCGTTCGCTCTATTCGAACGACTCAGGCAATACGAACCTCAACCAGTTCAACCAGGTCAAACTCGACTTGCAGGGCGCGCTGTTCGCACTGCCCGGCGGCGATCTGAAGGTTGCGATCGGCGGCGAATATTTCTGGCAGGACCAGCAGCAGAAGTTCATCGGCGGCAACAATACCGGCCCGACGACGACGGGTTCGGGCTATCGCAACTATGAATATGGCCGCAACGTCAAGTCGGTGTACGGCGAAGTCTACATCCCGGTCGTCGGTCCGGAGATGGAAATCCCCTTCATCCACAAGATCGACGTGTCGATCGCGGGTCGCTATGACAAGTTCAGTGACGTCGGCGACACGTCGAACCCGAAATTCGCGGCGAACTGGGAAGTGGTCGAGGGGCTCAAGCTCCGCGGCAACTATTCGCGCGCGTTCGTGGCGCCGCCGATCGGGGTGATCGGCGACCCCAGCCAGGGCTATCTCTACGCCTCGGGCTCGGTCGGGCCGACGGGCGCGCTCAACGTGCCCGTCTCGGCTTTCCCGAACGTCGTCAGCGTGCCCGGCGCGCGCATCCTCGACGCCAGCGGAAACGTATCGAGCACGCCCTGCACCGCGGCGAACGTGGCTGCGGTCGCCAATGCGCGGTGCCAGATCGGCACCGGACAGGCGGCGGACGGCAGCGCCGTCGGCGCGATGCGGCGTCAGCTCGGCGGCGGCTTCACCAACGAAGTCCCGCAAAAGGGGCGCAGCTGGTCGGTCGGCGTCGACTTCGCGCCGCGCTTCCTGCCCGGTTTCATGGCCGCGGTGACCTATTTCCACAACACCTTCATCGGCGGCGTGAGTTCGCCCAGCCCCGACGCGATCGTCAACGCCGCCGGTCTGCGCAACCTGCTGACGCTCTGCACCCAGCCCACGGGTTGCACCGCGGATCAGGTCAACACCTTCGCCAACATCCCGAACGGTGCGACGATCGGCGGCACGGTGCCGCTGGTGGTGGCCTATATGATCGACCAGTCGTCGCGGAACGCACTCGATCTCAACCTCGACGGCATCGACGGGTCGTTCAGCTACCGTACCCCCGAAACCGGCGTCGGCCGCTTCTCGCTGGGCACTGCGTTTACCTGGTTCACCAAGTTCCGTCAGAGCTTCACCGGCAGCCCCGACTTCTCGATCCTGAATACCTCGGGGTTCAACACGACCTTCCCGTCGGTGGCGTTCAAGAACCGCGCGCAATTCGGGTGGGAATATTCCGGCTTCGCAGCCGATATATTCTGGAACTACACCGGCGCCTATCGCAACTGGGGCCAGTCGATCGCGGCGATCACCCGTGACGCGAACGGCAATCCCAGCGGCGGCGGCGACCGCGTCCGCCCGAACAACATCTTCGATCTCCACCTTCAATATACGATCGGCGGCGAGAGCCTGATGCGCGGCTGGCAGATCTATGCCGATGTCCAGAACGTGTTCGACAAGGACCCGC